Below is a genomic region from Streptomyces sp. RPA4-2.
CCGGCACAGGTCCCCGCGGCACCGTGCCTTCCCCGCCCGCCCAGAGCAGCAGCAGTCCCAGCGTGTGTTTGCACGGGAACTTCCGGCTCGGACAACTGCACGTGTACGCGGGCCCGGTGGAGTCCGCGATGTCGATGACCGTCTGATAAGGCGTGCTGCCGCTTCCTCTGCACAGTCCCCATAGCGTCCCCTCGTCAGAACTGCCTGTTTCCGACCACGGCCCGGCGGTGCCGAGCTTGCTGCCCGCTCTGCGTGACGCCGTGTCAGGAGCCAGTGCCAGCACCTGATCCGCCGTCCAGCGCACCCCCTGCTGAGTCATGTCATCGAAGGTAGGTCCCACCACTGACAATCGCCCCTCGTGAGCACGTTTGCGCAGGTCAGAGCCGATTGTCAGTGGCGTGGTGCACGGTGGAACCAGATCCGAACCGGCCGAGCTGGAGGGGGGACCGAGCCATGACCGTGTCCGTCGAGTCCGTGGAACCGACGTCCGTCGATACGCCCGCGGAACAGGCTGGGGGAACGGCCCCGGGCGGGAGCGCGGGGAGCGCCGGCGGCCACGCGGACGAGGTGCTGCGGCCGCACGCCGAGCACGCCTTCGCCGCCGAACTCGCCGCGCTGGCCGCGCAGGACGACCGGCCCCGCCCGGCCCGCTGGCGGCTGTCGCCGTGGGCGGTGGCGACCTATCTGCTGGGCGGCACCCTGCCGGACGGCACGGAGATCACCCCGAAGTACGTGGGCCCGCGCCGCATCGTCGAGGTCGCGGTCACCACCCTCGCCACCGACCGCGCCCTGCTGCTGCTCGGTGTGCCCGGCACCGCGAAGACATGGGTGTCCGAGCACCTGGCCGCTGCGGTCAGCGGCGACTCGACGCTGCTCGTGCAGGGCACCGCCGGCACGCCGGAGGAGGCGATCCGGTACGGGTGGAACTACGCGCGGCTGCTCGCGCACGGCCCCAGCCGGGACGCGCTCGTGCCGAGTCCGGTCATGCGCGCCATGGCCGAGGGCATGACGGTCCGCGTCGAGGAGCTGACCCGTGTCCCGGCGGACGTACAGGACACGCTGATCACGATCCTGTCCGAGAAGACCCTGCCCATACCGGAGTTGGGCCAGGAGACGCAGGCCGTCCGCGGCTTCAACCTGATCGCCACGGCCAACGACCGCGACCGCGGGGTGAACGAGCTGTCCAGCGCCCTGCGCCGGCGCTTCAACACGGTGGTGCTGCCGCTGCCGGAGAGTGCCGAGGCGGAGGTGGACATCGTCTCGCGCCGCGTCGACCAGATCGGCCGCTCCCTCGACCTCCCGTCGGTCCCGGACGGCGTCGACGAGATCCGCCGGGTCGTCACCGTCTTCCGAGAGCTGCGCGACGGAGTGACGGCGGACGGGCGTACGAAACTCAAGTCGCCCAGCGGCACGCTGTCCACCGCCGAGGCGATCTCCGTCGTCACCGGCGGCCTGGCGCTGGCCGCCCACTTCGGCGACGGCGTCCTGCGCGCCTCGGACGTGGCCGCCGGCGTCCTCGGCGCCGTCGTCCGCGATCCGGCGGCCGACCGGGTGATCTGGCAGGAGTACCTGGAGGCGGTCGTCCGCGAGCGTGAGGGCTGGAAGGACTTCTACCGGGCCTGCCGGGAGGTGAGCGCGTGACCGGACCAGGGGGAGGGGACGGCGGAGGAGCGCGGCCCCGGCGTGCGGGGAGGGGCGGAGAGGGGGGAGCCCGGTGTGCGGGAGGAGGGGACGCGGGGCGAGGAACCCGGCGCGGGGGAAGGGGCGGAGACCGAGGAGCCCGGCATGCGGGAAGGAACGCGACGCGCGGCCGGTGCGGGAGCGGAACGGATGCCGCCCGCGCGGGCGGGTGGCCCGCTGCTGCTGGGGGTGCGGCACCACGGGCCCGGCTCGGCGCGTGCCGTACGGGCCGCCCTGGACGCCGCGTCACCCCGGACCGTCCTGATCGAGGGACCCCCGGAGGCCGACACTCTCATTCCGCTCGCCGCCGACCCCGACATGCGTCCTCCGGTCGCGCTCCTGGCCCATGCGGTGGACGAGCCCGGCCGCTCCGCCTTCTGGCCGCTGGCCGAGTTCTCCCCGGAGTGGGTGGCGATCCGGTGGGCGATCGACCACGGTGTCCCGGCCCGCTTCATCGACCTGCCGGCCACGCACACGCTGGCATGGGAGAAGGAGGAACCACCCCGGTCACCCGCCGAACCCACGG
It encodes:
- a CDS encoding AAA family ATPase, with the translated sequence MTVSVESVEPTSVDTPAEQAGGTAPGGSAGSAGGHADEVLRPHAEHAFAAELAALAAQDDRPRPARWRLSPWAVATYLLGGTLPDGTEITPKYVGPRRIVEVAVTTLATDRALLLLGVPGTAKTWVSEHLAAAVSGDSTLLVQGTAGTPEEAIRYGWNYARLLAHGPSRDALVPSPVMRAMAEGMTVRVEELTRVPADVQDTLITILSEKTLPIPELGQETQAVRGFNLIATANDRDRGVNELSSALRRRFNTVVLPLPESAEAEVDIVSRRVDQIGRSLDLPSVPDGVDEIRRVVTVFRELRDGVTADGRTKLKSPSGTLSTAEAISVVTGGLALAAHFGDGVLRASDVAAGVLGAVVRDPAADRVIWQEYLEAVVREREGWKDFYRACREVSA